Proteins from one Phaenicophaeus curvirostris isolate KB17595 chromosome 16, BPBGC_Pcur_1.0, whole genome shotgun sequence genomic window:
- the GET4 gene encoding Golgi to ER traffic protein 4 homolog — protein sequence MAAAIMAAAEQEAAKGGGRNRGGVQRVEGKLRASVEKGDYYEAHQMYRTLFFRYMSQGKHAEARELMYSGALLFFSHNQQNSAADLSMLVLESLEKSDAKVAEDLLENLAKLFSLMDPNSPERVAFVSRALKWSSGGSGKLGHPKLHQLLAITLWKEQNYSESRYHFLHSTDGEGCANMLVEYSSSRGYRSEVDMFVAQAVLQFLCLKNKTSASVVFTTYTQKHPSIEKGPPFVQPLLNFIWFLLLAVDGGKLTVFTVLCEQYQPSLKRDPMYNEYLDRIGQLFFGVPPKQTSSYGGLLGNLLNSLMGTGEDDDTEDGQEDSSPIELD from the exons ATGGCGGCCGCGATTATGGCGGCGGCGGAGCAGGAGGCCGCGAAGGGCGGCGGCAGGAACCGCGGCGGCGTGCAGCGCGTGGAGGGCAAGCTGCGCGCCAGCGTCGAGAAAGGCGACTACTACGAGGCGCACCAGATGTACCGGACGCTCTTCTTCAG GTATATGTCACaaggaaaacatgcagaagCACGAGAACTCATGTATTCAGGGGCTTTGCTGTTCTTCAGTCATAATCAG CAAAACAGTGCCGCAGATCTGTCCATGCTGGTTTTGGAGTCTTTGGAGAAATCGGATGCAAAAGTAGCAGAAGACCTTTTAG AAAACTTGGCTAAATTGTTTAGTCTAATGGATCCAAATTCTCCTGAAAGAGTGGCTTTTGTATCCAGAGCACTAAAATGGTCTAGTGGGGGATCAGGAAAGCTTGGACACCCAAAACTACACCAGTTACTAGCAATTACCCTGTggaaag agCAAAACTATAGTGAATCTCGGTATCACTTCTTGCACTCCACAGATGGTGAAGGATGTGCAAATATGCTAGTAGAATACTCCTCATCCAGGGGATATCGCAGTGAGGTGGACATGTTTGTAGCACAGGCAGTACTACA ATTTCTCTGCTTAAAAAATAAGACCAGTGCATCAGTTGTTTTTACTACATACACACAGAAACATCCTTCAATAGAAAAGGGTCCACCCTTTGTTCAACCACTGCTAAACTTCATCTGGTTTCTGTTATTGGCAGTTGATGG aggAAAACTAACAGTATTTACAGTATTGTGTGAACAGTATCAACCTTCACTGAAAAGAGATCCCATGTATAATGAG TACCTAGATAGAATAGGACAGCTTTTCTTTGGTGTTCCACCCAAGCAGACGTCGTCCTACGGAGGATTGCTAG GAAATCTTTTGAACAGTCTGATGGGAACTGGAGAAGATGATGACACAGAAGATGGTCAAGAAGACAGCAGTCCTATCGAGCTCGACTGA